TCAAGTCGGGCCCAGCGGTAGTCTTGATGCTCGTCTGATAGGGTGACATTTACGCTAGAATCACTCAGCTCAGCCAGCCAGTAGAGGACCTCCTTCTCTCTGCCCCGTACTTCATAATGCAGTCTCTGCAGAAACCCATCAACCATACGCAGGTGCCCTTTACCCAAACCAGCCTCCTCCTGAGTCTCCCTCCATGCCGTGGTCAGGTCATCTTCTCCAGGGTCTACGTGACCTAAAGAACAGACAGAGAACTGTAAGACTGTAACCCAGTTTCACAAGGACTTATCACTTGGCATAAAGAGCAGTCAACATGACACGGACAACAGACAGTGGGGGTTCAAGCTGTACCTTTGGGAGGAGTCCAGTGGTGTTCTCCGTAGGAGGTTTGCAGGAGAAGATATTCAATGTTGTCAGGAGAACACTGTGCCAGACGCCGGAATATTATAAATCCACATGCTCGCAATGCCATTATCTGAGGAAAACAATCCAACGTTACACTCGGGTAATGGTGTAGCCATGCCACAAGGCTGAAAATGGCTTAAATTTGATGTATTGCACTCTGGAAGACACCCTTggtgcagtagagaccagaggcagagccagaTTTGGCTACTCATTTGGCAGAcccacccccttctcccagaccgagCTCaggtgtctcagaccaccttcactgagcttaTAACGAAGACACAGagcggatttccccctggattcccagtttgtccagtatgtggacgctccaacagtagaagtgcagctcatgtaagttccactacaactcagctaaTTCATTTATTGAACAGAAAGACCATGTAGGTCCTGCAACGACCGGCCTCTTCCAGCAAAGACGGTCAATCACTTTGTTCCTAAGTGTAACTCTGCCTTCATACGATATAGCAGTACAGGATAAGagtaagggattaaagactgatTTCTGGGGAAATAAAAATGGGTCAGAATTAGCTCAGGGAAAACGAACTGCTGGAATTTGAAGACTTGAGA
This sequence is a window from Salminus brasiliensis chromosome 18, fSalBra1.hap2, whole genome shotgun sequence. Protein-coding genes within it:
- the nudt2 gene encoding bis(5'-nucleosyl)-tetraphosphatase [asymmetrical]; amino-acid sequence: MALRACGFIIFRRLAQCSPDNIEYLLLQTSYGEHHWTPPKGHVDPGEDDLTTAWRETQEEAGLGKGHLRMVDGFLQRLHYEVRGREKEVLYWLAELSDSSVNVTLSDEHQDYRWARLEEACKLAKYRDLQDTLKGAQHFLEKGEGLKQ